GAGGAGATGATGGAGATCAGCAGCAATGAGGAGATGATGGAGATGGCCATTGTTGAGCAGCTGCCTCCTTCCTCTCATCATCTCAATGGTGGCAGTGTTGAGGTTGACATGGAGGAGGATCATGTGTGGCCAACCAAAGATGGCCCTCTCCCTATATTCCTTAAGGTGTGTATATCTATCTCTTCTTCCATTTTTCGGTATGCGCGAAAACAGATCAAGTTTATCCTTGTTGATGTTCAAGAAAGTGTTTTAATCCCTCGTttatggttatgaaaaattatgaaaacaaTAAATAGATTATCCCTATAAGCTTTTATAGGTAAGTGGATACATATGTGCATGTTTGTAGGTATGTGAAAAGATTAATCAGAATGCTTACACATGTTGATGTTCTCCCTATgtagtgtgtgtatatatgtgcaTGTTTGATGTTTGTAGCAACTGAACAATTTAGTTCTACTAAGCAGAGTTTGAAAAAGATCGATATTACTACCAGGATTTATTAAGATACTAAAGGTTTTACCGTGATTAATCatgaaatcatgaaaaaaaGTTTGTATTAATTATTTCTTATGCATTTTATAGAGTCTAATTTTGAACTCAGAGATGCAAAAAATGCCAAACAAAGGAAACGACCTGAAATAGACATACTTAAGGAGGGAAGGTACAAGTTAGTTGGTTGGCAATTTGCATGTCTCATTGCTCAACAGTTTCTTATCTAATTGCAAAAACTTCTTGCATGGTGTTTTTACTTCTTTGGCATGCAATATAGCTAACAAAAAAGGAGCAAATTCCTGGTCTAAATTTTTGCttgatatataaatatttttttttggaaagtgCAGTTTGAGAATGTGGAGTACAAGGTGAAGCTGACTCCAAAGAACCCACTAACAGCTGCAAGGGTGGCATTTGCATCTCACAAGAGCACTGAGGATCAGGGCAGCTGCAAGCACATCCTCAAGGGGATAGGAGGCAGTGTTGACCCTGGTGAGATCCTGGCACTGATGGGCCCATCTGGCAGTGGCAAGACCACGCTGCTCAAGATACTTGGAGGCAGGCTCAGTGGTGGTGTCAAGGGCCAGATCACCTACAATGACACCCCCTACAGTCCCTGCCTCAAAAGAAGGTAttccctctatttcatattataagtcgttttgactttttcttatttAAACATtattaagtttaactaagtttataaaaatagcAATGTTttaaacaccaaattagtttcattaaatttagcatcgaatatattttgataatatgtttgtttaattcttttgtgttaaaaatattactatatttttctataaacttactTAAACGTAAAGaaatttaactagaaaaaaaagttaaaatgacttataatatgaaatagagagaGTAACTGTATAAAGTCATAGTGGATATTAATTAGTATGATTTATGTAATGAGAAAGGTCCGGGGTCTTCCGACTAGCACGATAAGGTGTGGGTTAGTTGATCAAGTTCAAGCCTCATCTCTCttaataaattttgatataaaagTTATTTCTCTCATatctagtgtttttttttatttatggtaGTTATTGTAAGACCATAAGGTATgggttaggccctgtttagtttccaaaaacTTTTcgaaaaaacatcacatcgaatctttagacacatgtatggatcattaaatatagataaaaataaaaactaattacacagtttgtatgtaaatcgcgagacgaatcttttgagcctaattagcccatgattagccataagtgttacagtaactCACATGTACTAATgccggcttaattaggctcaaaacattcgtctcgcggtttggcgagttatgaaattagttttttcattcgtgtccgaaaaccccttccgacatccggtcaaacgtccgatgtgacacccaaaaattttcatttcaccaactaaataGGCCCTTAGTTATTGTAAGATAGAATTTTTGCATAGTTATGCTATCTTTCGTAAACTAGTGGAGTAGATTGAGTAAAACCAGTATGTCTTCAAAGAGAATTTACAGGCACGCAAATGACTGACAAACTGCTTAGTGTTTACTGCAATCTTCAGATAAGAGAGAACATGTATTGGCATGCCAAATTAAGCAGTGTAGTTGCATTGTTCTGCAGGTATCAATTAAAGTGGAAAAATTAAGTAATCAAGactaattattttcttttgatgAAAACAGGATTGGATTTGTGACACAGGACGACGTCCTTTTCCCTCAGTTGACAGTGGAGGAGACCCTTGTGTTCGCTGCCTTCTTGAGACTCCCCGCTCGCATGTCAAAGCAGCAGAAGCGCGACAGAGTTGACGCCATCATAACTGAGCTAAATCTAGAGAGGTCTGTAAGTATATTTtcatcaaaggaaaaaaaaaactacaccgATTTTACTAATATAAGTTGTCAAACCAACAATCTGCAGCTTAACACAAACCCACGTGAAGCAAAATAGCATACAAAATAAAATCATGACTAATAGCAtaaatctgttttttttctgaaattcgAATAAGAAAATGCAAAGAAACGCAAATATCGCATCTTAAAGTACAGTGGTGCATTAGAATTACTCTTGATTTTTCTCGACCAACCTACATGACATACCTACTGAACGTGCACTTTCATTTCAAAAGAGAAATTTTACAGTTCTTAaagagttattatattttgtagTGCAAATCAAAATTtacattagaaaaaaaatgatatcttTTAACGGTCACAAAATTACTCATCTTAAAAATGGTGGGTCATACGGCAATGGTATACCCATTGAACAGTGTTTACGATTTCGGAAAATTTTGGACCCTGGCACAAAACTACTTCACTGaattatttttcccttttttttcatgaatttgatcGAAAATTTGTTCAAAACCTAATAAATAGTTTTTAAATATCCAATATCTCGGAAAATTTCGCTACCCAGGACCCACGACACAAATGCTGAAAACGAAAAGGACTACCTATTAAACTTTTGGTACATTTATAACTTTGAATCTTACATAATTTTCAACTAATAGATATATAGCCCGTTTTAaatgaaatagaaaaaaaagagacaaacatgtcaaaaaaaaaaccgtaaatctaacttaaaataaaatgttgtgaaaaaaattctaatgtTTGTACACGATTGCAAAACTCTGCAGGTGCCGGCACACCAAGATCGGCGGCGCGTTCGTGCGCGGCGTGTCGGGCGGCGAGAGGAAGCGGACGAGCATCGGGTACGAGATCCTCGTCGACCCGTCGCTGCTGCTCCTCGACGAGCCCACCTCGGGCCTCGACTCCACGTCGGCGGCGAAGCTCCTCGTCgtgctccgccgcctcgccaggTCGGCGGCCCGCCGGACGGTGATCACCACCATCCACCAGCCCTCCAGCCGGATGTTCCACATGTTCGACAAGCTGCTGCTCGTCGCCGAGGGCCACGCCATCTACcacggcggcgcccgcggcTGCATGCGCCACTTCGCCGCCCTCGGCTTCTCCCCCGGCATCGCCATGAACCCCGCCGAGTTCCTCCTCGACCTCGCCACCGGCAACCTCGACGGCAtctcctcccccgcctccctcctcctcccctccgccgccgccgcctcgccggactCCCCCGAGTTCAGGTCCCACGTCATCAAGGTATGTGCGTGTCTCGTGTCGAGGGCCCAAGAATCACTCTCATGGCGTTGTGGGTGCAGTACTTGCAGGCGAGGCACagggcggccggcgaggaggaggcggcggccgcggcggcgagggagggcggcggcggaggtggcgcggGGAGGGATGAGGCGGCGAAGCAGCTGAGAATGGCGGTGAGGATGAGGAAGGATAGGCGGGGCGGCATCGGCTGGCTGGAGCAGTTCACCGTGCTGTCGCGGCGCACGTTCCGGGAGCGCGCCGCCGACTACCTCGACAAGATGCGCCTCGCCCAGTCCGtcggcgtcgccctcctcctcggcctcctctgGTGGAAGTCCCAGACCTCCAACGAGGCCCAGCTCCGTGACCAAGTATGTACActagcttcttcttcctcctctcgacaccgccattgctgacgtcatcaagaaCTCAAACTGTCCGATCAAGAACACATACACAAACCCaccctctccttcttcctcctcctctcgacaccgccattgctgacgcCATTGTCAAGAACATAcattcctcttcttcctcctcctctcgacaccgccattgctgacgtcatcaagaaCTCAAACTGTCCGGTCAAGAACACacaccctcttcttcttcctcctctcgatATCGCCATTTTCAAGAACATAcactcctcttcttctttctcctcctttcgacaccgccattgctgacgtcatcaagaaCTCAAACTGTTCGATCAAGAACATACACATaaactcctcttcttcctcctcctctcgccaccaccattgctgacgtcatcaataACTCAAAACACacacctcttcttcctcctcctcctctcgacaCCACCATTCTCAAGAGTCAAGAACATACactcctcatcttcttcctcctcctcctccttgcacAGTTGCACCGCCATCGGCAAGAAGTCGAGGTGATCAAGAGTAATATGTGTGCGTTTGCAGGTGGGGTTGATATTCTACATCTGCATATTCtggacgtcgtcgtcgctgttCGGGTCGGTGTACGTGTTCCCGTTCGAGAAGCTGTACCTGGTGAAGGAGAGGAAGGCGGACATGTACAGGCTGAGCGCCTACTACGCGAGCAGCACGGTGTGCGACGCGGTGCCGCACGTCGTGTACCCGGTGCTCTTCACGGCCATCCTCTACTTCATGGCCGACCTGCGCCGCACCGTGCCCTGCTTCTGCCTCACCCTCCTCGCCACCCTCCTCATCGTCCTCACCAGCCAGGGCACCGGcgagctgctcggcgccgcCATCCTCAGCGTCAAGCGCGCCGGCGTCATGGCCTCGCTCGTCCTCATGCTCTTCCTCCTCACCGGCGGCTACTACGTCCAGGTGAATCTCACAAATATCATCTTCTGATTTCTGAATTTTGGTTCTCGATCACTTTCCCGTGTTCTAAAACATGGTTTAAATGTTGAAGAAATCAAAAGTATTTTGGAAGGACGGATAGAAGTGAAATTTTGGACTAGAAAGCACAAAATTATCTTCTTCTAGTTTCTGAATTTTGCTTATCACAAACATGGTTATAATATTGAGTAAATTAGAAACATTtcttcttttagaaaaaaaaacaaaaagtattTCAGAAACAGAGTTTGAACAAGCAATTTGTTTGGCTGAATTTAAACATGTTctactcaaatttaaaaaaaactatttttttcggTTAAAATAATATCTGGGAGGCCATATAcccaaaatttctaaaattcctttccgaaaatttcaaaaataaatttgctCCGAAATGTGAACGAACAGGgccaaaaaaaacacacaaaatATTACATATCATTGTGCATGCATCGACTATTTATCGACATTATATTCCTAACTTTTTTCACACCAAATAAGCTCGGATAAAAATGAAATTGAAATTTGGGATAATTTTGTTTGGATTGAACAAAAAACATTGCAGCATATACCGAAGTTCATAAGGTGGCTCAAGTACGTGTCGTTCATGCACTACGGGTTCAACCTGCTGCTGAAGGCGCAGTACCACGGCCACCTGACCTACAACTGCGGCAGCCGCGGCGGCTGCCAGCGGCTGCAGTCCTCGCCGTCGTTCGGCACCGTCGACCTCGACGGCGGCATGCGCGAGGTCTGGATCCTCCTCGCCATGGCCGTCGCCTACCGCCTCCTCGCCTACCTCTGCCTCCGCAAGCGGATCAGCCTCATGCCCTTGTAGTCCATCGATCTGTCAGATCAGGATCAGTTGGTTCGGGGAAGAAGACGACTGATGTGGTAGTGAATTGCAATTGCGATTGATGATGGTGAATGGGCCATTGTTGGTTTGGGTGCTGTGAATTGTTTCAAACTTgagttcttttctttatttgagAAGTATTTGAGGCTTGTCTGCTTAGCAAGTTGGGAAATAATCAACCCCATCATTTTAGCATTCAGCTTGTAAGCATAAGCGAAGATTTatttaaaacttatttttaaagttaattttaggTATCTTttcgtagtttattttctagcatTTACTTTTTAATTTGCTGAGCATGTATATTAAAGTTTtacgtataattttttttaaaattattaataagTTGTTTGTATAAGCGATTAGTCTGTCTCGTCGTcgtgacaaaaagaaaaaccgatgaGATGGTTGGGAGCCGATTAAGGTTATTGTTTTCCTCGAAAAGAGAAGGTGGAGGGGATGGGGTGAATTTAAATCTCCCTGCAAAACCATTTTTGGCTTTGAGCTCAAAATTTCTCATTTTCCGTTTGTAATGGACATAGTAGTATGTTCTCCTCAGGGCCTTTGCCCTATTAGGCCCAAATCTCCTGCCCGCAAAAAATGGGCTGACAACGTCACGAACCACGAACCGCGCCGTAAATGGGCCAAAAATACCAAGGCCCAAATCCTACAGAGCCCAAAGTAGAGGGCCATAATATGGGCCTAGAAATTCAACGGCCCGCTCCAATGAGAAGTGGACTCGGAGCGGGATTCCCCCACCAAATCCGTTTCGACCTCAGAAAATACGCCTCCGATCAGGCGTTTACGCACACTACTAATATTGACGAGAAagccacctcctctctctcgctcgctccgCTCTTCTTGACAAGGAAGcaaaagccgccgccgccgacgccgacgagagaggagagagagatcgccgccgacgtcgcaggagggggagggggagatggcggcggagggggaggacgcggcggccgcgcgacGCCGCGCGGCGGCCACCGACTACAGGAAGAAGCTCCTCACCTGCAGGGAGCTCGAGGCGCGCGCCCGCACGGGTACGTATGCCTTCCCCCATTGTTTCGGCCTCTTCCTTCCCCTTGCGCGGATGTGGATTGCTCGGTGTCTAGGGTTTTCGGCCTCTTCTACTGGGGCGGCCCTCCCCCGGGTAGCGGTCGCGTGTAGAGGGGGGATCCGGTTTCCGTGGGTTGGGTTAGGTTGGGTAGGGAGGGACACTGCGACTAGGGTTTTAGCTAGGGTAATCTGTTTGTCATGTGAAGTGAATTTTGGTTCTCGGCGAGGGTTTTTGCTTATGGGGTTTGTGCTTGTGAAAGTAATGTGCGGTACAGGGGTTTGGTTCAGGCGAAATTTTGCTAGTTTTTCACAATATATGCAACTGACAGAATTGTGTATAAAAGCAATGTGCGAGGTGTATGGATCACTCTGCTCTTGTCCTGTTCGTTGGTGATGTTACTTGGCGCCTGGCGGAGTCTGTGCTGCATTTTGTATAGGTTGTTGTTAATTCAGGAGTTGGTCATGAGGACATGCGCTAAAACTTATATGTGGATATTCAATTGGATGTTCTTTTGTGCGGGGTGATCCTTTTTAGTTCTTTGTAGCGTGCGGAGGACATTGCATTTTGTGTTGTGAAGTGTCAAGGTGGTCAGATTTTTGGTGTATTCAAGCTTTCACATTttgtgttaatttttttaaaaaaatttataaccgTATTTGCTTGTACTTTGGTTGGCTTGATCTTATTTGATGGCCcttttttatttgattgcagcAAGGGACAACctgaaaaatgcaaagaaagaTTTTGGGAAAACCGAGGATGACTTGAAGTCATTGCAAAGTGTAGGCCAAATAATTGGTGAAGTACTTCGACCATTGGATAGTGAACGATGTAAGTGAAAAGTTCCCTTCCATTGATCTTTGACAATATATTTCCTGTACAAATAATAGCATAAAATAGGTGCTGCATGCTTATCATCACCAAATTTATCATTTTGTTGTTTGTTCTTAGTTACATAACTTTCCACTCATGGTAGTAAACCTTTAATTTCTTCTCAATCGAGTAATAATTTAGTTATTTGTAGTAAATCAGCTGAAAACTTTCTTTATTGCAGTCATCGTCAAAGCCAGCAGTGGGCCCCGCTATGTTGTTGGCTGCCGAAGTAAAGTTGACAAAGAAAAGTTGATTGCTGGAACGAGGGTTGTTCTTGACATGACAACCCTTACCATCATGCGCACACTGCCACGAGAGGTATATAAGtgatttttcatttgcaaattaCTATAGGTGTATAAAAAATATCGATGTTACGAATAATGGAGGCAAAACCGTACCTTTTCCCTCTGCTCAGGTTGATCCAGTGGTATATAACATGCTACATGAAGACCCTGGCAACGTCAGTTACTCAGCTGTGGGTGGATTGTCGGATCAAATAAGGGAACTTAGGGAGTCCATTGAACTTCCCCTGATGAATCCAAAATTGTTTCTTCGTGTAGGGATTAAACCGCCAAAGGTAACATAAGGAACAAAGTGTCCTTTTTAAATACCATATTATTCATTTATTTCAAAAAGAGATGTCGATGCAATCTTCAAGATCCTTGGATGTACTAATGAAGTATGCAACTTTTTACTCACTGAAGGGTGTTCTGCTCTATGGTCCACCTGGAACTGGGAAGACACTACTTGCTAGAGCTATTGCCAGTAACATTGATGCAAACTTTTTAAaggtctgtttttttttaatgtttagcAACCATTTCAGACATGCTAGATATATGTTTAACTGATGTGTACTTTTAAAACAGATTGTGTCAAGTGCTATCATTGACAAGTACATAGGTGAAAGTGCACGTCTCATAAGAGAGATGTTTTCCTATGCACGGGAGCATCAAGTAAgttcattttgttttgttaCTGTGTACCTAATAAGTTTTAAATGGTCCATCTATCTTGGTACATACTCTTAATGTAGTGAGGGAAGCAGGAAGTTGCCAAAGGTGTaaaactgaaaaaataattgttttttCTGCGGTTTTTAAATGCCTGGAATATTCTTTGTATGCTCCCttttcaaattcaaacaaaTTAGTAAATGAGAGTGCCTCAGCTCTTGATGTACTCTGCCAGAAAACAAAGGAAACACATTAGTTGTCATGTATATCATGTATGCATTTGTCCACTTCTCTACTTAATAACCAGTCTACTTATATTAATCATTTGTGCTACTtttgttttgaactttttgtttAGCCATGCATCATTTTCATGGATGAAATTGATGCCATCGGTGGCCGAAGGTTCAGTGAAGGAACCAGTGCTGACCGGGAAATTCAGAGAACACTAATGGAGCTCTTAAACCAGTTAGATGGATTTGATGAGCTTGGAAAGGTACACATCTTTTACTGAATAGCATTAGTTATGCATAGGCATGTAGTAAATTACTGCTAATGCAAATGATTTTGTGTTGATGTGCATCATAATAAGGTTGTATGAGCATGTGCATATACAAGCTGATACAGTCACACACGGTTTCTATTGCTTGTGATTGGCAATTGTACAATACTTGAATAATAGCATGTTTTGTTCTGCCGTCTTTGGTAACGTGACGCATTATTTTGTCCATTGATCAGAGTACTGATTTAGATTTGGAAACATATGTTTGTTTAAGTTTGGTTCCACCAATCAGCTGCACAATCAACTTTATCCGAGTTGCTTCTTGTAAACCTCTTTTATTTCCTTTGTGTTAAGATTGATTGACTAGCTGATAGCACATTTGATCTACATCAGTATGGAAATGTAATTTTGGTATACAGATTCCAGATAAGAGTGCTAGTTTCAAACCATTTGGAAGTCCTTGATGGTTGTCACTGATTCCTTTAATATGATGTGGAAAACTGTATGTGACTCCTGGTATTGCATGGATTGTGTGTAACAGAATTTTCCTACTTTTATACAGGTAAAAATGATCATGGCGACTAATCGTCCTGATGTTTTGGACCCTGCACTCCTTCGTCCTGGGCGGTTGGACAGGAAGATTGAAATTCCACTGCCAAATGAGCAGTCGAGGATGGAAGTCCTCAAAATTCACGCAGCTGGTATTGCTAAACATGGTGAAATCGATTATGAAGCTGTCGTGAAGCTAGCTGAAGTGAGTTAACCTACTTAACCTGAGCATGGTAAAATCTTGTTTTGCATTTTGTTCTAACTGAGGCTGTTCCAGGGCTTCAATGGTGCCGATCTGCGCAATGTCTGCACTGAGGCTGGCATGGCTGCTATTCGAGCAGAGCGCGACTATGTCATTCATGAAGATTTCATGAAGGTGGGTTATCACAAACACTTCTCTTCTGTCTGTCTCTGCATCAAAACACAAGGTTAGTTCATAGTTCTCACCATTTCTATCTTTGTGACGAAAAATGGTTTCAGGCGGTGCGCAAGCTGAACGACGCCAAGAAGCTCGAGTCTAGTGCGCACTACAGCGCGGACTTTGGCAAGGAATGAGGCTGATTTGGTGATGTGctgacttctttttttttctccatgggGGAGGAACTGTCATGCTGATCCTACTCCTCACTTGCAAAAATCCTGCGATGATGATGATATACACGCCAAATTGAATTAGAAACTGATCCCTCTGAGGTCAACCTGACAAGGAGTTGTGATCCTGTCTTCTATTTATTGTACTTCTTGTAACTTTGGGCATACTCCTATATGGGATGATTAATTCGATTTCATTTATTCCCACAAGCGGCTCTGTTCTTCACGAATGATTGGACAGATTATGGACGATTGCTTATCATAAACCTACAAATAGGTTAAAACAAAGTTCTAAGCAATATTGATGTTGAATTTATTTTCAAGAAAGTTAAGTCGTATCTGAATTGTTGACGAGGTAAAACAATCTTCTACAACTGCCAATATCCCGGTGAAATAGCTTCTGGTTTCCGAATATATCTTCTTTTCAAACAGTTTTATGACGaaacgaacaaaaaaaaaagaaaaacgagaaAAACCAATTTTTTTCAAACGGTTTATGacgagattaaaaaaaagagaaaaaccattttttaatgttttaatTAAAAGaaaccttctcttttttttacctGAAGCCACCCAAGCAGCTCGGAGCCCCGGTGCCACGTGTTCGGCCGAGacgccctctcctctcccaacGCTCCATCCCCTCCCGCAAATCCAACGGCCACCGAACCCCTCCATCCCATCCCGCACGAATCTCCACGCCAAGCAACGTCCCAAAAACAGCCAGTTCAAACCGGCGCGCGGAAAAAACCAACCCAACCCACCCCACCCCTCCTCCAAATCCCCAAATTccaagaagacgacgacgacgagctcgaccCAATCCATCCTCGCCGCGATTTCCCCGCGAGATCGCCGATCCTGctggtgcggcggaggagggggaggaggagggaggttCCGGCGTCGAATGGTGGTTGTCGGATGACAAGGCTCCGGAGTTTGTCGTCGAgcgcgcggctggcggcggcggagtgggcgGCGCCGATGAAGCTGCAGGTGAGGGTGGTGGAGGCGCGGGGGCTCCCCGCGGTGCGCGTGGACGGGACGAGCGACCCGTTCGTGAAGCTGCAGCTCGGGAAGCGGCGGGCCaagacggcggtggcgaggaggacCCTGGCCCCCGCGTGGGACGAGGAGTTCAGCTTCCTCGTCGGCGACATCGCCGAGGAGCTCGTCGTGTCCGTGCTCAACGAGGACAAGTACTTCAGCAACGACCTCCTCGGGAAGGTCAGGGTGCCCCTCGCCGACGTCATGGAGACCGACGACCTCTCCCTCGGCACCGCCTGGTACCAGCTCCAGCCCAAGAGCAAGAAGTCCAAGAAGAAATCTCGCGGTATCGATTCACTTCTTCCATTCCCAAATTGCAAATCTGCGGCCTGTTCATTTGCAAATCTTGTCGAATTTTTGTGTAACAAACTGCATGTAGAAAGCAATCATATGTAAGTACATCTCAATTATTGATTCTGAGAGGTAAtgctctttattttattttttttcaattgcaGGAGAAGTTTGCCTGTGCATATCATTGTCTACAAGAACTCATGTTTCAGAGGAATCGCAGAGTGTGAATCCTGCTTCGGATGATGCATCCAGCTCGGACAGGTCAATTGAACATAAGGATGCGGTTTTATCAACCACTAGTAGTTACATTGACCTATCAGCGTGTGCCAGCGCCATGGACCGGGCATCGCAGAGCAGCATGGAACAATTGGCAGATAGCATTGTGGATCAACCACCGCGTAGCAGCATGGAGCAATTGGCAGTTGCTGAACCTGGAGCAGCGGCTGCTGAAGGCGATGCGATGTCGAATTCATCGTCAGTGGTAGAGGTCCTCTCTCGGTATTTCTTTGGGAATAAACCTGCCGATGTCGCGCCTTCGGCTGCATCAGATGCTGAGTCGGTCGATCAGTTTCAAGAGCCAAAAGTGTGTTCTGAAGACCATGAAACCCCTGAAAGTGGCACATCATCTGAGTCAAGCCTTGATGAGCTGCTGAAAACTATGGAGTCCAAAGATCAGGGCTGTGAAATGCCAGCGAACTTGCCTGGGGGTGTACTAATTGACGAATCTTATGTTGCTGCACCAACTGAATTGAATTCCCTCTTGTTCTCTAAAAATTCAGATTTCTGGCCAGCAGTATCTGAGCTTCAAGGAACAAGTGGGTTTCAGATTGAACCATGGAAGCTTGATAATAACGAAACTTGTTTGCAAAGAACATTGACCTACACCAAAGCTGCGAGTAAATTAGTTAAAGCTGTGAAAGCCACAGAAGAGCAGAAATACTTGAAAGCGGCTGGGAATTCTTTCGCTGTTCATTCTGTTGTTAGTACCCCTGATGTTCCTTGTGGCGGTTGTTTCAAGATAGAGATATTGTATTGTATAACACCAGGTCCCTCGTTATCATCTGAAGAACAAACATCACATCTCACTGTAAGCTGGCGGGTGAACTTTGTTCAGAGCACTATGATGAAAGGAATGATTGAAAGTGGTGCAAAACAAGGAATGGCGGAAGGCTTTGCGCATTTTTCTGAAATACTCTCCCAGAAGATTAAAGTAGCTGAGGCTGATGATGCTAATTCCAACAAAGAAAAGATTTTATCTTCACTGCATGCTCAGAAAGAATCAGGCTGGAGACTGATTGTCCGCTTTCTTTTCAACTTCACGTTCATTTTTTCAGTTATCATAGCATCGTATGTCATAGCACACCTTCACTTGTCAAAGCCCAATGCAATGCATGGGCTGGAATATTTTGGCATTGACCTTCCAGATTCAATTGGAGAGGTTGTGGTTTGTGCTGTTTTGATCCTTCAGGGACAGAATATCTTCAATATAATAAAGCGCTTCTTAAATGCATGGAAACAAAAAGGTACCTTATCTCAGAGTTACCACTGTTCTTTACCCCGAAATTGGTAAATTCATATGCAccactaaaaatgattttgcaaTATGTATTATA
The Oryza sativa Japonica Group chromosome 6, ASM3414082v1 DNA segment above includes these coding regions:
- the LOC4341486 gene encoding ABC transporter G family member 26; the encoded protein is MMEISSNEEMMEMAIVEQLPPSSHHLNGGSVEVDMEEDHVWPTKDGPLPIFLKFENVEYKVKLTPKNPLTAARVAFASHKSTEDQGSCKHILKGIGGSVDPGEILALMGPSGSGKTTLLKILGGRLSGGVKGQITYNDTPYSPCLKRRIGFVTQDDVLFPQLTVEETLVFAAFLRLPARMSKQQKRDRVDAIITELNLERCRHTKIGGAFVRGVSGGERKRTSIGYEILVDPSLLLLDEPTSGLDSTSAAKLLVVLRRLARSAARRTVITTIHQPSSRMFHMFDKLLLVAEGHAIYHGGARGCMRHFAALGFSPGIAMNPAEFLLDLATGNLDGISSPASLLLPSAAAASPDSPEFRSHVIKYLQARHRAAGEEEAAAAAAREGGGGGGAGRDEAAKQLRMAVRMRKDRRGGIGWLEQFTVLSRRTFRERAADYLDKMRLAQSVGVALLLGLLWWKSQTSNEAQLRDQVGLIFYICIFWTSSSLFGSVYVFPFEKLYLVKERKADMYRLSAYYASSTVCDAVPHVVYPVLFTAILYFMADLRRTVPCFCLTLLATLLIVLTSQGTGELLGAAILSVKRAGVMASLVLMLFLLTGGYYVQHIPKFIRWLKYVSFMHYGFNLLLKAQYHGHLTYNCGSRGGCQRLQSSPSFGTVDLDGGMREVWILLAMAVAYRLLAYLCLRKRISLMPL
- the LOC4341487 gene encoding 26S proteasome regulatory subunit S10B homolog B — encoded protein: MAAEGEDAAAARRRAAATDYRKKLLTCRELEARARTARDNLKNAKKDFGKTEDDLKSLQSVGQIIGEVLRPLDSERFIVKASSGPRYVVGCRSKVDKEKLIAGTRVVLDMTTLTIMRTLPREVDPVVYNMLHEDPGNVSYSAVGGLSDQIRELRESIELPLMNPKLFLRVGIKPPKGVLLYGPPGTGKTLLARAIASNIDANFLKIVSSAIIDKYIGESARLIREMFSYAREHQPCIIFMDEIDAIGGRRFSEGTSADREIQRTLMELLNQLDGFDELGKVKMIMATNRPDVLDPALLRPGRLDRKIEIPLPNEQSRMEVLKIHAAGIAKHGEIDYEAVVKLAEGFNGADLRNVCTEAGMAAIRAERDYVIHEDFMKAVRKLNDAKKLESSAHYSADFGKE